One region of Athene noctua chromosome 18, bAthNoc1.hap1.1, whole genome shotgun sequence genomic DNA includes:
- the PGS1 gene encoding CDP-diacylglycerol--glycerol-3-phosphate 3-phosphatidyltransferase, mitochondrial, translating to MAAAGGAALWRRLSAWLPRGRLGLAALLGRLSDRLSRGRDRRARRSSWLLLAPLLSPPVPVITAPPCSLCPEGAHRFQWIRNLVPEFGISSSHVKVLSSPAEFYELLKVQIKTAKQRVVMASLYLGTGLLEQELVDCLEETLEKSLQAKGSSNLRVSILLDYTRGSRGRKNSRTMLVPLLQRFPEQVRVSLFHTPNLRGLLRLLIPERFNETIGLQHIKVYLFDDNVILSGANLSDLYFTNRQDRYVLLQDSPEIADFFTELVDAIGDVSLQLQRDDTVQMLEGMVHPYQGDKVAYCEIANRRVMEVINSARTRQELLHAKTFHSSQQGSSALSQQGSPASGALKPEPDTWIYPLIQMKPFGIQIDEMVTETLLTEAERDARIYLTTGYFNLTQAYMDLILGTRAEYRILLAAPEVNGFFGAKGVAGAIPAAYVYIEQQFYSEVCYLQQQQRVQLQEYSRPGWTFHAKGLWLYLAGSDLPCLTLIGSPNFGYRSVHRDLEAQVAIVTENKALQRQLHQEQEQLYLCSGVVSSSTFEQPNRYVKLWVKLVTPLIKNFF from the exons atggcggcggcgggcggcgcggcgctgTGGCGGCGGCTCTCGGCCTGGCTGCCGCGGGGCCGCCTGGGCCTGGCCGCGCTGCTCGGCCGCCTCTCCGACCGCCTCTCCCGCGGCCGCGACCGCCGCGCCCGCAG GTCATCATGGCTGCTTCTAGCCCCACTGCTCAgccctcctgttcccgtgatcACAGCCCCACCTTGTTCCCTTTGTCCAGAGGGAGCACACAGGTTCCAGTGGATCAGGAATCTGGTTCCAGAGTTCGGGATCTCCAGCTCGCATGTCAAGGTGCTTTCATCCCCGGCTGAATTCTATGAGCTCTTGAAG GTGCAGATAAAAACAGCCAAGCAGCGAGTGGTGATGGCTTCGCTGTACCTGGGAACGGGGCTTCTTGAACAGGAGCTG GTGGATTGCTTAGAAGAAACGCTGGAGAAATCACTGCAAGCAAAAGGATCATCTAACCTCAGAGTTTCCATTCTCCTTGACTACACCAGGGGATCTCGGG GCAGGAAGAATTCTCGAACCATGCTCGTTCCGTTGCTGCAGCGATTTCCCGAGCAAGTCCGTGTGTCCCTCTTCCACACCCCAAACCTTCGTGGCCTTCTCAGGCTCCTGATCCCAGAGCGTTTCAATGAGACCATTGGACTGCAGCACATCAAGGTCTATCTCTTTGATGATAATGTGATCCTGAGCGG CGCAAACCTGAGTGATTTGTACTTCACCAACCGTCAGGACCGCTATGTTCTCCTGCAGGACTCTCCTGAGATTGCAGACTTCTTCACGGAGCTAGTGGATGCCATTGGAGACGTGTCTCTGCAATTACAGCGAGATGACACAGTCCAGATGCTGGAGGGGATGGTGCATCCCTACCAGG GAGACAAGGTGGCGTACTGTGAGATAGCAAACCGAAGAGTCATGGAGGTGATCAACTCTGCCAGGACACGGCAGGAACTCCTTCACGCCAAGACGTTCCACAGCAGCCAGCAAGGCAGCTCCGCGCTGTCCCAGCAAGGCTCGCCAGCCTCTGGGGCTCTGAAACCAGAACCCGACACCTGGATCTACCCCTTAATCCAGATGAAACCTTTTGGGATTCAGATAGACGAGATGGTCACGGAGACGCTGCTGACAGAGGCTGAGCGGGACGCCAGGATTTACCTCACCACCGGCTACTTCAACCTGACGCAGGCTTACATGGACCTGATCCTGGGCACCAGGGCCGAGTATCGGATCCTTCTGGCCGCGCCGGAGGTGAACGGGTTTTTCGGTGCCAAAGGGGTGGCCGGTGCCATCCCCGCCGCCTACGTGTACATCGAACAGCAGTTTTACAGCGAGGTCTGctacctgcagcagcagcagagggtccAGCTGCAGGAGTACTCCAGGCCTGGGTGGACCTTCCACGCCAAAG GCCTCTGGCTGTACCTGGCAGGGAGCGATCTTCCCTGCCTGACGCTCATTGGCTCGCCGAATTTCGGATATCGCTCGGTTCATCGTGACTTGGAAGCTCAGGTTGCAATagtgacagaaaacaaagctttgcAGCGGCAGCTCCATCAG gagcaggagcagctttACCTCTGCTCAGGTGTGGTCTCCTCATCAACATTTGAACAGCCGAACCGTTATGTGAAACTGTGGGTGAAGCTGGTAACACCTCTGATCAAGAAtttcttttga
- the SOCS3 gene encoding suppressor of cytokine signaling 3, with protein sequence MVTHSKFPAAGMSRPLDTSLRLKTFSSKSEYQLVVNTVRKLQESGFYWSTVTGGEANLLLSAEPAGTFLIRDSSDQRHFFTLSVKTESGTKNLRIQCEGGSFSLQSDPRSSQPVPRFDCVLKLVHHYMPPAPCAVPEQPGGALHPKRTYYIYSGGEKIPLVLSRPLSSSVSTLQHLCRKTVNGHLDSYEKMTQLPAPIKEFLDQYDAPL encoded by the coding sequence ATGGTCACCCACAGCAAGTTCCCCGCCGCCGGGATGAGCCGCCCCCTCGACACCAGCCTGCGCCTCAAGACGTTCAGCTCCAAGAGCGAGTACCAGCTGGTGGTGAACACCGTGCGCAAGCTGCAGGAGAGCGGCTTCTACTGGAGCACGGTGACGGGCGGCGAGGCCAACCTGCTGCTGAGCGCCGAGCCGGCCGGCACCTTCCTCATCAGGGACAGCTCGGACCAGCGGCACTTCTTCACCCTCAGCGTCAAGACGGAGTCGGGCACCAAGAACCTGCGCATCCAGTGCGAGGGCGGCAGCTTCTCCCTGCAGAGCGACCCTCGCAGCAGCCAGCCCGTGCCCCGCTTCGACTGCGTGCTCAAGCTGGTGCATCACTACATGCCGCCCGCGCCCTGCGCCGTCCCCGAGCAGCCGGGGGGGGCCCTGCACCCCAAGCGCACCTACTACATCTACTCGGGCGGCGAGAAGATCCCCCTGGTGCTGAGCCGCCCGCTCTCCTCCAGCGTCTCCACCCTGCAGCACCTCTGCCGCAAGACCGTCAACGGGCACCTGGACTCCTACGAGAAGATGACTCAGCTGCCGGCTCCCATCAAGGAGTTCCTGGACCAGTACGATGCCCCCCTCTAA